The region AGGTGGAACAGATGGTTTTATTGATTTAACACAAGAAGATTAAAATGAGATATACAGGAAGAATTTATTTTACAAATTATGAAAGATCAGATAAAGAAGTTGCAGATAACTTCATTTATCCCGTGATGTTCTTCATTAAAAATGAAGAAGGAAAAATCATTAAACAGATTGCATATTCAGCTTTAGGAGAAAAGTCAGAAAGTGAATACGGAACTGGTGGGGGAACCGGAGGAGCCAATGGAATTGTTTTCCGTGCAAAATCTGAAATACCGGCATCGTTCGTAAAATCATTTGGAAGTGAAGTTAGATTAGTTTTTTCGTGGTCATCCATCGACAGCGTTGATGGTAGTGAGACTGGCGGAGGAACTGCGAGTATTTTAAAAGGAAACACAATCCTATTTAATAAAAACATTAATCAGGGAGCCAATGAAATAGATATTACGTCATATATTTTGGCAGGAGATAATACAATTACGCTTAGTATCACCGATAGTTATGGAAATAATAGGAAATTAAAATATGATATTCAAACAATAGCACTTGCTTTGAGTACTACATACGACAAGACCACTATTAATTCGGGGCCAATCATTTTCCGATATATTCCAACCGGAAATGTAGAGAAGACGATTCATTTCAAATTAAATGGATCAGATCTTCCCCCGGTAGTTACTTCAATTAATAACAAAGAGCTTCTTTATGAAATTCCTGCACAGCCGCACGGAGTTCATATTTTAGAGGTGTATATAACCGCTGATTTGTCAGGAGAGATCATTGAAAGCAATCACTTATTTACAGATATTATCAGTGTTGTTGCTGGTAATTTAACGCCTCTAGTTTCTTCAGCAAATAATGTTGTTGCTAATCAATATGCTCCAGCTTCGATTGAATATCTGGTGTATTCACCATCGTCAAATTATAGCGATGTTGAGATTTTGGTCGATGGAGTGAAGGTTTCTGAATTACTTGTAAATAGAAGTTTGCAGAAGTTCACCTATACATTTACGGACTCAGGTACGCATACTGTAACTTTTAAATGTAGCAATGTCACGAAGAATACTTCAGTAGTTGTAACTGCTTTCGATATTCAGGTTGAAGCCGAAACGTTAGGCTTGGAATTATTTTTAAGCAGTCGAAACAGAAGCAATTCAGAGATTAACAAAAATGAGTGGAAATACAAAAACCTGTCATGTACTCTTACGGATTTTGATTTCAGCACCAATGGATGGATTCAGGATTCAAAGGGTTCTGTGGCGCTTAAAGTGAGCGGAAATGCAAGGATTGAGATTCCTTTCAAGATTTTTGATAACGATTTTAAAACAGGTGGTAAAACATTAGAATTTGAATTTTCAACTTCAGATATAAAAAACAGTGACAGTACTATTTTTTCTTGTAAAAATGGAAATGTTGGATTTGTTGCTACCTCAAATTCATTTTCGTTCAGTTCTGAGCAGGACAGTACGTCCATATTTTTTAAGGAAGAGGAAAGGATTCGTGTAAGTGTAGTCGTTACAAAGGTTGCAGATCAAAGATTGGTATTTGTGTATATCAATGGAATTATATCTTCATTATATCAGTATAATTCATTAGACAGCTTTTTACAGCAAGCTCCTCAAAACATTAGCATTGGAAGCAGTGATTGTACTATTAATCTATATAATATCAGGGTTTATAATAATAATTTAAACGCCGATCAGATGTTGTCAAATTACATCGCTGACATGGATAACCTGGTTGAAAAAGTCAACATTTATGAGAGAAATAAATTGTACGATGCATTCGGAAATTTGTCCTACGATAAATGTTTACAATCAATTCCATGCTTAACCATTGTTGGAGAACTGCCAACTTATAAAGGCGATAAAAAAACGATTGTGGGAGAGTATGAAAATGCTCAAGATCCTACAAAATCGTTTTCTTATGTGAATGCGAGTATTGATGTTCAGGGTACTTCATCACAATATTATCCCCGAAAAAACTTTAAAATAAAATTTAATGGAGGTTTTAAAAATGGGGAAATAAATTCTTCAAAATACAAGCTTCGTGATAATTCATTGGCGGAAAAAACATTTACATTTAAAGCTGACTTCATGGAATCTTCAGGTTCTCACAACATTGGTTTGGCAAGGCTTGCACAGGATTCTTTGAATCAATTAGGTTATTTAGTTCCGCCGCAATTAATTGATCCTAATATCCGTACAACGATGGATGGCTTTCCAATGCTTATATTTCACAGAGCGACACCAGATTCGGAGCGTATTTTTCTCGGAAAATATAATTTCAATAATGATAAGTCGAATGAAGCAACGACAGGTTTTACAGGGGGACAGGAATGCTGGGAATTTTTAAACAATACGTCAGATAATACATTATTTATTGCTACAGATTTTCATAGTGTAGACGGAAATGGTAAGCATTTATGGAAAAATGATTTTGAGGGACGATACCCGGAAAATAATGAAGATACTTCAAATCTTGAAGCCTTGCATGCTTGGATCGTAAGCTGCAAAGGCAATCCAACTAAATTTAAAGCTGAAGCTAAAGATCATTTTAATATTCAGTTTTTACTGTTTTATTATGTATTTACTGAGTTTTTTGCAATGGTCGATCAGCGCGCTAAAAATCAAATGTTTGCGATGTATCCAGATGCGCAGGGAAACAAACGTTGGTATCTTATTTTTTATGATAATGACACTGTTTTAGGTCTTAATAACGAAGGACACAATGTGTATGATTATTGGGTGGAAGCTCATGACCAAGTAGGAAGTGGCTTTGTCTGGAATGGCGCGCTTTCAGAGCTTTGGAAATTGGTTGAAGTGGCTTTTGATACTGAAATTACAGCTTTGTATCAGAAAATGAGAACTTCAGGAATTCTGACTTATGATAAGTGCAACACTTACTTTAACACGTTAGAATCTGACAAATGGGCGGAAAGTATTTTCAATGAAGATGCAAAATATAAATATATAGATCCTTTGGTTATTGCCGGGAACGGAAGTTATTTATACACCGCACAAGGTTCAAGAAAATCGCACAGGAATTATTGGCTATTAAACAGATTCAGATATATGGATGGAAAGTATGATACATCTACTTTCTCATCTGATTATATCACGATGAGACTTTATACCCCTTCGGGCACGCCTGTAGTTGCTCCCAATGCTAATTTTTTACTAACTGCTCAAAAAGACGGATACACTAAAATTAAGTTTGGTTCTTATATCAACCGTGCGAGGCTTAGAAAAAATGTTGCATCTTTAGTTCAAGCTCCGGCTATTACTTTTAACGATACAGAAACCATTATCTATGGTGCATCTGCAATTAAAGATCTTGGAGATTTGTCAGGAAAGTATCTTGGTACTTTAGATGTTTCAAAAGCGACGAATTTGTCAAAATTACGAATAGGAAGTCAAGTGGTAGGGTATTCTAATCAAAATTTGAGAAACCTTTTTGTGGGAAATAATACGTTGTTGGAAGAGTTGGATATTTCGAATTGTCCTAATCTCAAGCAGGCTGTTGATTTATCAGGTTGTACAGCTATAAAGAACGTCTATGCGTCAGGAACAGGAATAACCTCTGTATTGTTACCTAAAGGCGGGTTGCTCTATTCTTTAATTTTGCCAAATACAGCAAATACTTTGATTTTGGATAATCAAAAATTTATTAAAAATTCTAATTTAACTTTTACGGCAAGTTCTATAACAACTCTTGTAATTAAGGATTGCCCTTTGATGAATGTTTATGATATTGCCACTTCGTTGAAAAATTTGGCTAGATTGAGAATTAATAATTTAAACGGGACTAGTACTTCTAGTGAAAATTTTTTCCCCCTTATCAATGCTAAAGGAATTGATGATTCGGGTAATACAACCCCACATTCTATCGTTGAAGGAAAATGGACTTTTACAAACATTTATGCAGAGGATAAAACTTTTATGGAAGCTAATTGGCCAGACTTTAAATTTACATTTTCAAATGTTGCCACTTTCATTCAAATTTCGAGTGCGACCAGAAAAGCTACATTATTAAATGTCTTTGATACCAACGGTGATGGAGAACTCAGTTTTGCGGAAGCAAGAGCTGTTATCAATATTCCTGCTGACACTTTCAACACAGATGTTAATACCTTGAGAAAGCTTTCTTACAGTTTTGATGAGTTTAGATTTTTCACGAATGTGGAGACAATTGGAGATAGAGCATTCAATTCATATGAAAATGAATTGGAAAGCATTATTTTTCCTCCCAATATAAAGAAGATAGGTTCTAATGCATTTTACTTTAAGTATAATGCTGTTGTAGTCGGAAATTTTGATAAACTAGAAGAACTTGGCGAAACTCCATTTAATGGAAAATACTTAGATATTAATTTATTTAAGAATGTTAAGATTTATACAACAAATTCATTTCAGTTCATGTATCCGAGAGCGGGGAAATATAACCTTCCTTATATCACGAGAATTTTCAAGAATATGCTTACTAATAATGTAAATAATTATCCTGTTGAAGAGCTTGTTTCCAATCTTGTTGATTTATCCGGGTGTACGAGCTTAGAAAGAATGGATTCGTATGGTTTGTATTTAAGACCTCTTAGGGGAGAGAATGAAGTTACTATTATTCTTCCGGCTTCCATTAACTACCTGGAAAACTACTGCATGCCTATGTACCCAGCTGCAGGCCAATTTGGCGTTACAAGAGTAATAATTAAAGTATTGGCAACGACACCTCCTATTTTGGTGGGACCTAACTTTGTTGCTGACGGGATAATAATAGATACAGTAGAAATTCATGTACCCGCAGCAAGCGTTTCTGCCTATAAAACGGCAACCAATTGGAGCTATTTTGCCGCAAAAATTTATCCGATAACATAATAATAAAAATATGACACAGACAGACAATATAATTAAAGCAGATCCTGGGAAATGCTTTAAAAGAAAAATAGATGGAGTTGTTTTTGGCGATGAAATCTATTTGGGAACAACTTATTATCTTGATGGAATAAGACTTCAAGAACCCATTCAGGAAAGCCCTGATGATTTTGAAGAAATTAATATTGAGGTTCAAACAGAAGAAATTAATTAAAAGATGATAAATTTTATTACTTATTTCCCGAACGGAAATTGATAACGAGTCCTGACAATATAATAAAGATCTGAGGACAAAAATAAATAATTAAAACGGAGCAGAAACTTTTTTGCTCCGGCTTTTGTTTTTATAGCTTTTGAATTTTATAACATCCCGTTTAATAATCAAAAATGCTAAAAGTATTCAATTCTTTTCATCAAGATTAGCTTCCATGAAAATGATTTTAGGGTCAAAAAAATCAAATAATATTTCAATTTTAATAAGAAAATACAGTAATCCCATAAAGAAAATTTTAGCTCTGATTTCTACTATACTCTCATTCATGTTATTCGCATTAGGTATTATTCTTTTATTGATATGCTTTTCAGAATATCCTTATTAAATATACGTCTATAAAAAACCATCCTCTATATAAGGATGGTTTTCATTTATATTGAGTCAGATATTATTAATTACACTAAATCAAATCGGTCCGCATTCATTACTTTCACCCAGGCAGAAACAAAATCATTCACAAATTTTTCTTTTGCATCAGAACTTGCATACACTTCAGCAATAGCTCTCAATTCAGAATTTGAACCGAAAACAAGATCTGCACGGGTAGCTGTCCATTTTTTCTCTCCGGTTTTACGATCCACCCCTTCATACAGCTCATTATCATTGGAAGCTGATTTCCACTGTGTATTCATATCCAAAAGATTTACGAAGAAATCATTATTTAAAACACCTGGATTTTGAGTTAAAATTCCATGAGAAGAACCGTCGAAGTTTGTATTCAAAGCTCTCATTCCTCCTACCAATACTGTTAATTCCGGAGCGGTAAGATTTAATAACTGTGCTTTATCAATCAATAATGATTCTGTAGAAACGGAGAATTTTTTCTTTAAATAATTTCTGAAACCGTCTGCTGCAGGTTCAAGGTATCCCATAGATTCCACATCGGTCTGTTCCTGAGAAGCATCCATTCTTCCCGGCGCAAAAGGTACAATCACATTGTGGCCTGCATTTTTAGCTGCTTTTTCAATTCCGGCACTTCCTGCAAGAACGATCAGATCTGCCAGGGAAACTTTTTTACCTCCTGTCTGATTTTCATTAAACTCCTTCCGAATATTTTCCAGAACTGACAAAACTTTCTGAAGCTGTGTTGGATTATTCACCGCCCAATATCTTTGCGGAGCCAAACGGATTCTCGCTCCATTTGCCCCTCCCCTTTTATCACTTCCTCTAAAGGTCGAAGCTGAAGCCCAGGCTGTAGAAACCAGTTCAGAAATACTTAATTCTGAATCTAAAATCTTTGATTTCAGTGCTTCAATATCAGAATTGTTAATTAACACATGGTCTACTTCCGGAATAGGATCCTGCCATATTAATTCCTCCGCCGGTACTTCCGGACCTAAATAACGAGCTTTTGGTCCCATGTCTCTATGAGTTAGTTTGAACCAGGCTCTGGCAAATGCATCTGCAAAAGCATCCGGATTTTCAAAGAATTTTCTTGAAATTTTCTCATAAACAGGATCAAACCTCAATGACAAATCCGTGGTAAGCATGGTTGGCCTGTGCTTTTTAGAAGGATCGAATGCATCAGGAATAATTTCTTCACCATTCTTGGCCACCCATTGATGAGCTCCTGCAGGACTTTTGGTTAGTTCCCATTCATTTTCAAAAAGATTTTTGAAGAAATAATTGCTCCATTGTGTCGGAGTTTCTGTCCAGGTGACTTCCAATCCGCTTGAAATGGCATCGGTACCTTTTCCAGATTTATAAGAACTGCTCCATCCTAATCCCTGAAGTTCAATTCCGGCCGCCTCAGGTTCTTTTCCTACATGATCTGCAGGTCCGGCTCCGTGGGTTTTTCCAAAAGTATGTCCTCCCGCAATCAAAGCTACGGTTTCTTCATCATTCATCGCCATTCTTCCGAAAGTATCTCTAATGTCTTTTGCAGCCGCAATAGGATCCGGATTTCCGTCCGGTCCTTCAGGATTTACATAAATCAACCCCATTTGTACCGCCGCTAAAGGTTTTTCTAAATTTCTTGAATGAATGTCTCCATCCGCATCATCATCTGTAGGCAGGACTCCGTGTTTTTCACCGACCCCTTCCGAACCATGAGCATAACGTAAATCTCCTCCTAACCAAGTTTTTTCTGACCCCCAGTATACATCCATATCCGGTTCCCAAACATCTTCACGACCTCCTGCAAAACCAAAGGTTTTAAAGCCCATAGATTCCAATGCCACATTTCCTGTAAGGATCATCAAATCTGCCCAGGAAATTTTATTTCCATATTTTTGTTTGATCGGCCATAGCAATCTTCTCGCTTTATCCAGGCTTACATTATCCGGCCAGCTATTAAGAGGAGCAAAACGTTGTTGCCCGGCTCCCGCACCGCCTCTACCATCACCCACACGGTAAGTTCCTGCACTGTGCCAAGCCATACGGATAAATAAAGGACCATAATGTCCAAAATCTGCCGGCCACCAATCTTGAGAATCAGTCATTAAAGCATGAAGATCCTTTTTTACCTCATCTAGATTGAGACTTTTAAATGCTTCGGCGTAATCAAAATCTTTATCCATTGGATTTGATAAAGATGAATGCTGACGAAGAATATCTACTCTTAACTGATCCGGCCACCAATCCAGATTTTTAGTACCTCCGCCTGCTACACTTTGTTTTTTCATTGTTCCGTTATGAAACGGACATTTACTGATGTCATTCAAATCGTTTTCCATTATCGTTTAATTTTTTATGTTGATTACCTTTAATTTTTCACTAATGAACAGAGCAAACTTACAATAGTTTTTAAAATAAATACAATCTATTGAAAATATTTACATGATAGTTAAAAACTATATATCATTTAAATTATTTTACATGAAATAGTATCCAGATAAATTATATTATCCTGCAATTAAGTTAGAAAAATTATGTCTTATTTTATTAATAAATGAAGTTTAATAAATCAATTTAGAATCATTCAAATTATTAAAAATGAAATCATTAGCCACGTATTAGAATTAATTTAAAATTCACTACCTTTATTCGTTAGAATTTTTTTAAACTGGATTATGCAAGAGGATATGCAACATAAACACATAGTTTTTTTCGACGGAGAGTGCGGAGTCTGTAATTTCTGGGTTCAGTGGATTTTGGAAAAGGATAAAAACGATGAATTTTTGTTTGCCTCACTTCAATCTGATTTTGGACAGAGATTTCTTACAGAACGTGGTCTTGAAAATAAACAATTCAACACCCTTTATCTCTGGAAACCTCAGCAGTATTATCTTATAAAGTCTAAAGCCGTCTTGAAGATTTCTGATATTTTAGGCGGGTTTTATAAATTAGTAAGTCTATTGGGTAAAGTATTTCCCACGTCTTTCAGTAATGCTATTTACGATATGGTTTCTAAAAACAGGATGAAACTTTCGTCTCAAAAGTGTTTTTTACCTGATGCCCATCAGAAGAAGAAATTCATAGAAGTATAAAAAACAGCTTCAAGATTTTTTTATTAAATAATCATAAAGAATTAAGTTTTTCGAAACCATTTTTCTTTTAATGCATATATTTGCAAACTATGGAATATAACACCCAAAAAACACAGCTTCATTTACCGGAATACGGTAGAATCATACAACAGTTGGTTGAGCGTTGCAAAGAGCTTCCTACAAAAGAGGAAAGAAGTGAAATGGCAATGGCAATCATCGATTTTATGGGTCAGAGAAACCCGCAGCTTCGCGACGAAGAAAACTATAAGCATAAACTTTGGGATCATCTTTTTATTCTAGCAAATTATGATTTGGATGTTGATTCTCCTTATCCGTTCCCTACAAGAGAACAGCTTGCCGAAAAACCTAAAAGGATGGAATAT is a window of Candidatus Chryseobacterium colombiense DNA encoding:
- a CDS encoding leucine-rich repeat protein codes for the protein MRYTGRIYFTNYERSDKEVADNFIYPVMFFIKNEEGKIIKQIAYSALGEKSESEYGTGGGTGGANGIVFRAKSEIPASFVKSFGSEVRLVFSWSSIDSVDGSETGGGTASILKGNTILFNKNINQGANEIDITSYILAGDNTITLSITDSYGNNRKLKYDIQTIALALSTTYDKTTINSGPIIFRYIPTGNVEKTIHFKLNGSDLPPVVTSINNKELLYEIPAQPHGVHILEVYITADLSGEIIESNHLFTDIISVVAGNLTPLVSSANNVVANQYAPASIEYLVYSPSSNYSDVEILVDGVKVSELLVNRSLQKFTYTFTDSGTHTVTFKCSNVTKNTSVVVTAFDIQVEAETLGLELFLSSRNRSNSEINKNEWKYKNLSCTLTDFDFSTNGWIQDSKGSVALKVSGNARIEIPFKIFDNDFKTGGKTLEFEFSTSDIKNSDSTIFSCKNGNVGFVATSNSFSFSSEQDSTSIFFKEEERIRVSVVVTKVADQRLVFVYINGIISSLYQYNSLDSFLQQAPQNISIGSSDCTINLYNIRVYNNNLNADQMLSNYIADMDNLVEKVNIYERNKLYDAFGNLSYDKCLQSIPCLTIVGELPTYKGDKKTIVGEYENAQDPTKSFSYVNASIDVQGTSSQYYPRKNFKIKFNGGFKNGEINSSKYKLRDNSLAEKTFTFKADFMESSGSHNIGLARLAQDSLNQLGYLVPPQLIDPNIRTTMDGFPMLIFHRATPDSERIFLGKYNFNNDKSNEATTGFTGGQECWEFLNNTSDNTLFIATDFHSVDGNGKHLWKNDFEGRYPENNEDTSNLEALHAWIVSCKGNPTKFKAEAKDHFNIQFLLFYYVFTEFFAMVDQRAKNQMFAMYPDAQGNKRWYLIFYDNDTVLGLNNEGHNVYDYWVEAHDQVGSGFVWNGALSELWKLVEVAFDTEITALYQKMRTSGILTYDKCNTYFNTLESDKWAESIFNEDAKYKYIDPLVIAGNGSYLYTAQGSRKSHRNYWLLNRFRYMDGKYDTSTFSSDYITMRLYTPSGTPVVAPNANFLLTAQKDGYTKIKFGSYINRARLRKNVASLVQAPAITFNDTETIIYGASAIKDLGDLSGKYLGTLDVSKATNLSKLRIGSQVVGYSNQNLRNLFVGNNTLLEELDISNCPNLKQAVDLSGCTAIKNVYASGTGITSVLLPKGGLLYSLILPNTANTLILDNQKFIKNSNLTFTASSITTLVIKDCPLMNVYDIATSLKNLARLRINNLNGTSTSSENFFPLINAKGIDDSGNTTPHSIVEGKWTFTNIYAEDKTFMEANWPDFKFTFSNVATFIQISSATRKATLLNVFDTNGDGELSFAEARAVINIPADTFNTDVNTLRKLSYSFDEFRFFTNVETIGDRAFNSYENELESIIFPPNIKKIGSNAFYFKYNAVVVGNFDKLEELGETPFNGKYLDINLFKNVKIYTTNSFQFMYPRAGKYNLPYITRIFKNMLTNNVNNYPVEELVSNLVDLSGCTSLERMDSYGLYLRPLRGENEVTIILPASINYLENYCMPMYPAAGQFGVTRVIIKVLATTPPILVGPNFVADGIIIDTVEIHVPAASVSAYKTATNWSYFAAKIYPIT
- a CDS encoding DUF393 domain-containing protein, encoding MQHKHIVFFDGECGVCNFWVQWILEKDKNDEFLFASLQSDFGQRFLTERGLENKQFNTLYLWKPQQYYLIKSKAVLKISDILGGFYKLVSLLGKVFPTSFSNAIYDMVSKNRMKLSSQKCFLPDAHQKKKFIEV
- the katG gene encoding catalase/peroxidase HPI — encoded protein: MENDLNDISKCPFHNGTMKKQSVAGGGTKNLDWWPDQLRVDILRQHSSLSNPMDKDFDYAEAFKSLNLDEVKKDLHALMTDSQDWWPADFGHYGPLFIRMAWHSAGTYRVGDGRGGAGAGQQRFAPLNSWPDNVSLDKARRLLWPIKQKYGNKISWADLMILTGNVALESMGFKTFGFAGGREDVWEPDMDVYWGSEKTWLGGDLRYAHGSEGVGEKHGVLPTDDDADGDIHSRNLEKPLAAVQMGLIYVNPEGPDGNPDPIAAAKDIRDTFGRMAMNDEETVALIAGGHTFGKTHGAGPADHVGKEPEAAGIELQGLGWSSSYKSGKGTDAISSGLEVTWTETPTQWSNYFFKNLFENEWELTKSPAGAHQWVAKNGEEIIPDAFDPSKKHRPTMLTTDLSLRFDPVYEKISRKFFENPDAFADAFARAWFKLTHRDMGPKARYLGPEVPAEELIWQDPIPEVDHVLINNSDIEALKSKILDSELSISELVSTAWASASTFRGSDKRGGANGARIRLAPQRYWAVNNPTQLQKVLSVLENIRKEFNENQTGGKKVSLADLIVLAGSAGIEKAAKNAGHNVIVPFAPGRMDASQEQTDVESMGYLEPAADGFRNYLKKKFSVSTESLLIDKAQLLNLTAPELTVLVGGMRALNTNFDGSSHGILTQNPGVLNNDFFVNLLDMNTQWKSASNDNELYEGVDRKTGEKKWTATRADLVFGSNSELRAIAEVYASSDAKEKFVNDFVSAWVKVMNADRFDLV